A genomic stretch from Chitinophaga agri includes:
- the tnpB gene encoding IS66 family insertion sequence element accessory protein TnpB (TnpB, as the term is used for proteins encoded by IS66 family insertion elements, is considered an accessory protein, since TnpC, encoded by a neighboring gene, is a DDE family transposase.) — translation MLALSSSCRYFLYTQPIMISSSFYKLAAIVNQQMHLDPLTGDVYIFFNRRATHIKLLQWQQDGFAIYYKRLEKGTFEIPKPGGVQSSLTSTQLMLILQGIQMDKVQYRRRYFRQSSDH, via the coding sequence ATGCTGGCACTCTCGTCCTCATGCAGGTATTTTCTGTATACTCAGCCAATCATGATAAGTAGTAGCTTTTACAAACTGGCGGCTATTGTCAATCAACAGATGCATTTGGATCCTTTAACCGGGGATGTCTATATTTTCTTTAACCGCAGAGCTACACATATCAAGCTACTTCAATGGCAGCAAGATGGATTTGCGATTTATTACAAGCGGCTTGAGAAGGGAACATTTGAGATTCCTAAACCAGGTGGGGTACAATCCTCGCTTACTTCTACACAATTGATGCTTATTCTGCAAGGCATTCAGATGGATAAAGTCCAGTACCGCAGGCGGTATTTTCGACAATCTTCCGATCATTAA
- a CDS encoding FAD/NAD(P)-binding protein has product MKQEKRSIAILGGGPSALFMYKRLVESQANHFTVTIYEKGPCLGSGMPYSSSGAGDEHITNVSANEIPKLTMSVTEWMKTLPKSSLDKYNIDINRFNDYKVLPRLLFGQYLTDQFSLLHKQAREQGLVTTIHYNSLINDVIDDPKSGTICVVLSNGSKYIHDKIIICTGHLWPKKYEGKIPGWFDSPYPPVKISKQCNQHIAIRGASLTAIDAIRTLAKHNGVFSRKENGILTFDVNADSPDFKITMMSRNGLLPAVRFHLEDSHLGKGTILTPQQILENRASNEGFLSLDYVFEQNFKEGIRRQDPEFYEAIRSFKMEEFVEYVMELRERLDPFELLKAEYKEAEKSIKRKESIYWKEMLAVLSFTMNYPAKYFSAEDTLRLQKVLMPLISIVIAFVPQSSAETLIALHNAGRLDMIAVGEKSEVRPGESEGAIYKYLDENGHSKEDRFGLFIDCIGQPHLNFEDIPYQSLIVNHSFSRAKIKFRDQTEGQRLQREGQVNVSVSKDDQYYLTVPGIAINDQFQALDEFNAINERIYVMTVPFIGGFNPDYSGLDFCEAASAQIMGSLLQENM; this is encoded by the coding sequence TTGAAACAGGAAAAACGCTCTATAGCTATACTTGGTGGGGGGCCAAGTGCCCTTTTTATGTATAAGCGTCTGGTCGAATCGCAGGCCAACCATTTTACAGTAACAATTTACGAGAAAGGCCCCTGTCTGGGAAGTGGCATGCCTTATAGTTCCAGCGGAGCCGGGGATGAGCATATCACAAATGTGTCTGCAAATGAAATTCCGAAACTGACAATGTCAGTTACAGAATGGATGAAAACACTCCCTAAATCAAGTTTAGATAAGTATAATATTGATATTAACCGGTTCAACGATTATAAAGTCTTACCGCGCCTGCTATTTGGTCAATATTTGACCGACCAGTTCAGCCTTTTGCATAAACAGGCCCGGGAACAGGGTTTAGTCACAACTATTCATTATAATAGTCTTATCAATGATGTTATTGATGATCCGAAAAGTGGAACTATTTGCGTAGTACTATCTAATGGATCCAAATACATACATGATAAAATTATTATTTGTACCGGACATCTATGGCCTAAAAAATATGAGGGTAAAATACCAGGATGGTTCGATTCTCCTTATCCACCTGTAAAGATATCCAAACAATGCAATCAGCATATTGCTATCAGGGGAGCGTCTCTAACTGCAATTGACGCGATCCGGACCCTTGCCAAACACAATGGTGTGTTTTCGAGGAAGGAGAACGGTATCCTGACATTTGATGTGAATGCCGATAGCCCGGATTTCAAAATTACCATGATGTCGCGTAATGGATTATTACCTGCAGTCCGCTTCCATTTAGAGGATTCACATCTTGGCAAGGGAACAATATTAACTCCACAACAGATACTGGAGAATAGAGCGTCCAATGAAGGTTTCCTATCTTTAGACTATGTATTTGAACAAAATTTTAAAGAAGGCATCAGGCGACAGGATCCTGAATTTTATGAGGCGATCAGGAGCTTTAAAATGGAAGAATTTGTGGAGTATGTGATGGAGTTGAGAGAGCGGTTGGATCCTTTTGAACTTTTGAAAGCCGAATACAAAGAAGCAGAGAAATCAATAAAAAGAAAAGAATCGATCTACTGGAAAGAAATGCTGGCCGTTTTGAGTTTCACCATGAATTACCCTGCCAAGTATTTCTCTGCTGAAGATACGCTGCGATTACAAAAAGTGCTGATGCCCTTAATCTCCATTGTCATTGCTTTTGTACCACAAAGTTCAGCTGAAACTTTAATTGCACTTCATAATGCTGGACGTTTAGATATGATAGCCGTTGGCGAAAAAAGTGAAGTAAGGCCAGGAGAATCAGAAGGAGCTATATATAAGTACCTGGATGAGAATGGCCATTCGAAAGAAGACAGATTTGGCCTTTTTATAGACTGTATCGGGCAACCACATCTGAACTTTGAAGATATCCCCTATCAAAGTCTTATTGTTAATCATTCATTTAGCCGTGCTAAAATCAAATTCCGTGATCAAACTGAAGGACAGCGGCTTCAACGCGAGGGTCAAGTAAATGTATCTGTAAGCAAAGATGATCAATATTATCTAACTGTCCCCGGAATTGCTATTAACGATCAATTTCAGGCGTTGGATGAATTCAATGCCATCAATGAACGGATCTATGTGATGACCGTGCCTTTTATTGGAGGCTTCAACCCGGATTACTCGGGGCTTGATTTCTGCGAGGCAGCTTCCGCTCAGATAATGGGCAGCCTGCTGCAAGAAAATATGTAA
- the tnpA gene encoding IS66 family insertion sequence element accessory protein TnpA: MQPTNNSTIRSFTISEKKNIAMQWSQSNVKMQVFCDNHGITVSMLKNWRKQFATPAKVPRRKHFIQLTPSRASIPDIALPFAEVVSLSGNRIIFHSAVNTDMLKELLNSK; encoded by the coding sequence ATGCAACCAACCAATAATTCCACGATACGTTCATTTACAATATCGGAGAAGAAGAATATCGCGATGCAATGGAGCCAGTCAAACGTAAAGATGCAAGTGTTTTGTGATAATCATGGAATCACGGTCTCCATGCTCAAGAACTGGAGGAAGCAGTTTGCCACTCCTGCAAAAGTTCCCAGACGAAAACATTTCATTCAGCTCACACCTTCTAGGGCGAGTATACCAGATATTGCACTTCCATTCGCGGAGGTGGTATCTTTATCAGGTAACAGGATAATTTTTCATTCGGCGGTCAACACAGACATGCTAAAAGAGCTACTAAACAGTAAATAA
- a CDS encoding S41 family peptidase: MQTVFAQKNILLNDLSLFKGILENAHAGLYKYHSRQQIDSIFNHYASQINEETTTLAYYKYLSAVLSYVGSLHDDIYLPSDVKEKLEAERTFFPYPVKMIDGRLLVNTTAGEIPLGAEIVSINGRSIEQILPDLYKYYTTDGVNTTGKQMGINARFGWFYRLEYGAVKMFDIAYRINEQASVQTIRLSPVTWADVMLLYKSRHSLAFDTTNTKTYSFNIIDGLNTGVLTIPSFSLGNEHSAKHKAYKRFLKRTFTILREKHVSNLIVDIRHNGGGSDPNDLLTFSYLATKPFRENSEAFTIFQKIPYRQYCTDPRADKLDIQRNFRKEHNVFNNGRYFQHPKYNPVWQVNPLAFSGKIYLLVSPAVASAASLFAAMIKSEGAATVIGEETMGGYYGHTGHNKVNYRLPGTGIAFRISVVDIEQFVTPKENIPFGVGVLPDITVRQTLSGFMNNHDTVLDTTLRLIKKK; this comes from the coding sequence ATGCAAACAGTCTTCGCACAAAAAAACATCCTATTAAATGACCTCAGTCTCTTCAAAGGTATTTTGGAAAATGCGCATGCAGGACTGTATAAATACCATTCCCGTCAGCAGATAGACAGTATCTTCAACCATTATGCGAGCCAGATCAATGAAGAAACCACTACGCTGGCATATTACAAGTATCTGTCTGCGGTACTCTCATACGTAGGTAGCCTGCATGATGATATCTATCTTCCATCAGATGTCAAAGAGAAACTGGAAGCCGAAAGGACGTTTTTTCCCTATCCTGTGAAGATGATTGACGGCCGGCTACTTGTGAATACAACTGCCGGAGAGATCCCCCTGGGAGCGGAGATCGTTAGTATTAATGGCCGCAGTATCGAACAGATCTTACCCGATCTCTATAAGTATTACACGACGGATGGGGTGAATACTACGGGTAAGCAAATGGGCATTAATGCACGTTTTGGATGGTTCTACCGACTGGAGTACGGAGCAGTCAAGATGTTTGATATTGCATACCGGATCAATGAACAGGCATCTGTACAAACTATCAGACTGTCACCTGTGACCTGGGCAGATGTAATGCTTCTTTACAAAAGCCGTCACTCACTGGCCTTCGATACGACCAATACGAAGACCTATTCCTTTAACATCATAGACGGCCTTAATACAGGCGTCTTAACCATTCCTAGCTTTTCCCTGGGCAATGAGCATTCCGCCAAGCATAAAGCGTATAAGCGCTTCTTAAAACGAACGTTTACTATACTGAGAGAAAAGCATGTCAGCAATCTGATAGTGGATATCCGGCACAACGGTGGTGGATCTGATCCTAATGATCTGCTGACTTTTTCTTACCTGGCTACGAAGCCATTCAGGGAGAATAGTGAAGCATTTACCATCTTCCAGAAGATCCCCTATCGTCAGTATTGTACAGATCCGCGCGCCGACAAACTTGATATACAAAGGAATTTCAGAAAGGAACATAATGTTTTCAACAACGGCAGATATTTTCAGCATCCTAAATATAATCCTGTCTGGCAGGTAAATCCGCTGGCATTTTCAGGAAAGATCTACTTACTGGTGAGTCCTGCTGTTGCCTCCGCGGCATCACTGTTTGCCGCTATGATAAAAAGTGAAGGAGCTGCTACTGTTATTGGTGAAGAGACAATGGGCGGCTATTATGGTCATACCGGGCATAATAAGGTCAATTACCGGCTTCCCGGAACAGGCATTGCGTTCCGTATCTCTGTGGTCGATATTGAGCAGTTTGTTACCCCGAAGGAAAATATTCCTTTTGGTGTGGGTGTGCTTCCTGATATTACTGTCAGACAAACCCTCTCCGGTTTCATGAATAACCATGATACGGTGTTGGATACCACCCTGCGGCTGATTAAGAAGAAATGA